In Spinacia oleracea cultivar Varoflay chromosome 5, BTI_SOV_V1, whole genome shotgun sequence, a single window of DNA contains:
- the LOC130460648 gene encoding uncharacterized protein, which yields MAVSVLLNSLHSGFGRFKQQYLSEPREETVAEFIHLVRKAEIVLDCEAKDLLKARKRPFKKGGKSKGNAKSKQDKSTSSCLYCNGIGHYKRECPKLKEDQKNGTVVPSSGTKKK from the exons atggcagtctctgtcttgctcaattcactacacagtgggtttggtcgcttcaagcaacaatacctaagtgaaccaagagaagaaacagttgcagaatttattcaccttgtcagaaaggctgaaatagtactggactgtgaagccaaagatttactcaaggctagaaagagaccattcaagaaaggtggaaagtccaagggcaatgctaaatcaaagcaggacaagtccacatcaagctgtctttattgtaatggaataggccattacaaaagagaatgtccaaagctaaaggaagatcagaagaacggaacagtcgttccatcttcag ggactaagaagaagtag